In Subdoligranulum variabile, the genomic stretch TCAAGCAGAACGATGCCAATTTCCAGTACAAGGTGTCCTGGGGCATGGATCTGCAGACCGAGCACGAGCGTTATCTCACCGAGCAGATCTTCAAGAAGCCGGTCTTTGTCACCGACTATCCCAAGGAGATCAAGGCTTTCTATATGCGCCAGAACGAGGACGGCAAGACCGTTGCCGCTGCCGACATGCTGGTGCCCGGCATCGGCGAGCTGATCGGCGGTTCCCAGCGTGAAGAGCGCCTGGATGTGCTGCTGGCCCGTCTGGACGAGCTGGGACTGCGCCGGGAGGACTATGACTGGTACCTCGATCTGCGCCGTTTCGGCAGCGTCAAGCATGCGGGCTACGGCCTGGGCTTCGAGCGCCTGCTGATGTATGTGACCGGCATCCCCAACATCCGGGACGTCATCCCGTTCCCGCGCACCTGTGGAGGTTTCTAAATGCTGCGGCCCATTGCGCCGCCGCTGCTGCAATGGTTTCAGGCAAACAAAAGGCTCCTGCCTTTCCGGCAGGAGCCTTCTGCCTATCATATCTGGGTCAGCGAGATCATGCTCCAGCAGACCCGTGTGGCCGCGGCAATTCCCTACTACAACCGTTTTATTGCAGCCCTGCCTGATCCGGCGGCGCTGGCGTCCTGCGAGCCGGACGCCCTGCGCAAGCTGTGGCAGGGACTTGGTTATTATAACCGCGTCAACAATATGCAGAAAGCAGCCCGTATCGTCTGCGAGCAGTACGGCGGGGACCTGCCGTCTGACTACGATGCCCTGCGGTCACTGCCGGGCATTGGCGACTATACCGCCGGTGCCATTGCCAGCATTGCCTTCGGCATCCCGGCACCTGCGGTGGACGGCAATGTGCTGCGGGTCTTTGCCCGCCTGTACAATGACGATGCCGACATCATGCAGCCCGCCACCAAGCGGCTGTTCACCGGTCGGGTGCTGGAGCAGATGCCCAAGGAAACGCCCGGCCCCTACAATGAGGCCCTGATGGAACTGGGGGCGCTGGTCTGTGTGCCGGGCATGCCGCGCTGCGAGGCCTGCCCGTTGGCCGCACTCTGTCTGGGATACGCGGCGGGGCGGCAGGCGGACCTGCCGGTCAAACCGGCACCCAAGGTAAAAACACCGGTGGCTGTTACAGTGGCGCTGGTGGAAAGCCCGGCGGGGCTTCTTCTGCAACGCCGCCCGGCCAGGGGATTGCTGGCTGGACTGTGGCAGCCGGCAGCCTGGGAAACTGTCATGTCCCAGGCAGAACTGGCAGAAGAACTGAGTAAAATTGGTGTACAGGTCACTTGGGGTGATGCGCTGCCTGCTGCCCGCCATGTCTTTACCCATAAGATCTGGAACCTGGGTGGCTGGCATGCCGCGGCGCCTGCCTGTGCGCTGCCGGAAGGCTGGGTTTGGGCAGCGCCGGAAGAGCTGGAACAGGTTTATGCAGTGCCCAATGCCTATGCGGCTTACATGAAAAAATAGAAACCCGATCCGCCAAATTTTTACATATGCGGTGTTGTATTCCGGTGTGGGGTCGGGTATAATAAAGAGGACCCGATGCGGGGCGTGTGTGCCCGTACAGCGGGACGTTCACAACCGTACGGCTGCGGCTGCGCAGCCCCGATTCCGGAAAGGAGAATGCCCCATGATGAAGAAGTCGACTTTTGGCGCCGTGCTGGCGTTTTTGTTTGCTGCAGCCGGTGCGCTGACCGCTGCTGCGCTGTATCTTTACCGCCGTGAGAAGGAGCTGGACGAGTACGAACGTCTGCTCTTCAACGATGAATATGAGGACGAGGACGACGACGAATATGATGACGGTCCCGTCTACGAAAAGATTCAGGAAGAGCCGGTTGCCACGGAACCCGAAGCTACCGGGGATGCGGACGAAGCGGGTCTGTGATCCGCCGCTTTTGCCCCACTGAAAATACAATAAGCCGCCGGGCGCAAACCTGACCGCGCCCGGCTTTTTAGTCACCGCAAGGCGATGGCTCGCTTTGCGGTCCCGCCGCAAGCCGCCCGGAGTCCGGTGCGTGTTCCCCGGTATGCGGGACGGCTTGGCAAGGAGACGTTATGCGCAAATTGCTGCTTTGGCTGGTCATGGTCATTGTCATGGTCGCGCTGATTCTGGGCGGTACGGCAGCCTTTTTATACAGCCGTACCGGGGAGGATGCGCTGCCGCAGGAACCGGTCACCTTCGGTGAGACGTCACTGGAACCCAATGGCTGGGACTGGGTTGTGCCTGTACTGGGCGACTCGGTCAACAAGACCTATCAAAGTCTTACCAATCTGACCGTGCAGAAACTGGGCACCTTTACCGATACGGTGCCCCAGCTTGTGCTGCCTGCCTGGGTGACGCGGGCGGAGATCACGATCACCGCACCGGACGGTACCAGCTGGTCCGGCGGTGTGGAAGACTGCAATACCTATACCTACACACAGAACGGCGACTATGACCTGGTCGTGACTGCCTATCACCAGGAAAATGAGCCGCCCGCTGACGCCCAGGGGTGGTATGCCTATCATGCCGCTTACACGATGCAGCTCACGCCTACTGTGACGCTGAGCAGTGAACGGGCAGCCCAGGGCAGTGTGGTGGCCATCATGCTGTCCGGCATTCTGGACGGGGAGCCTTCCCTGGAAACTGACCTGGGAACGGTCTGGTTCCGTAAAACGGCCAGCGGATATATGGGTTACATCCCCGTAACCTACAATGCCGAGAGCGGCGATCATGTCATGACGCTGACCTGCGGCAGCCTCACCCAGGAAGTGACCCTGTCGGTCAGCAAGACGGAGTACGGCAATGCGGCGGTTCCGGCGGAGGAAGACTCCGGTGGGGCCGAGGAATTCCGCAATGCCATCTGGCCGCTGTACACCACGGGGGAAAGCGAAAAGCTCTGGTCGGGGGCTTTCCAGCGC encodes the following:
- a CDS encoding A/G-specific adenine glycosylase, encoding MLRPIAPPLLQWFQANKRLLPFRQEPSAYHIWVSEIMLQQTRVAAAIPYYNRFIAALPDPAALASCEPDALRKLWQGLGYYNRVNNMQKAARIVCEQYGGDLPSDYDALRSLPGIGDYTAGAIASIAFGIPAPAVDGNVLRVFARLYNDDADIMQPATKRLFTGRVLEQMPKETPGPYNEALMELGALVCVPGMPRCEACPLAALCLGYAAGRQADLPVKPAPKVKTPVAVTVALVESPAGLLLQRRPARGLLAGLWQPAAWETVMSQAELAEELSKIGVQVTWGDALPAARHVFTHKIWNLGGWHAAAPACALPEGWVWAAPEELEQVYAVPNAYAAYMKK
- a CDS encoding murein hydrolase activator EnvC family protein translates to MRKLLLWLVMVIVMVALILGGTAAFLYSRTGEDALPQEPVTFGETSLEPNGWDWVVPVLGDSVNKTYQSLTNLTVQKLGTFTDTVPQLVLPAWVTRAEITITAPDGTSWSGGVEDCNTYTYTQNGDYDLVVTAYHQENEPPADAQGWYAYHAAYTMQLTPTVTLSSERAAQGSVVAIMLSGILDGEPSLETDLGTVWFRKTASGYMGYIPVTYNAESGDHVMTLTCGSLTQEVTLSVSKTEYGNAAVPAEEDSGGAEEFRNAIWPLYTTGESEKLWSGAFQRPSAAEVTLSYGVVQMVDGQRSGQATGLTYAASPGETITAPQNGKVVFAGTLTLTGGTVVIDHGCGVKSYLYGLQTVTAEQGQTVSTGDAVGTAGEEHDLIYELRIGNKSVDPDKAILGSSGLQYRESE